In Chloroherpetonaceae bacterium, a single genomic region encodes these proteins:
- a CDS encoding PorV/PorQ family protein, whose translation MLAQWRIILLLLGLFVFWLPSGQAQVVLGKYAGEFLAFGVGARALAMGGTATALAQDVTAGYWNPAGLSHINYPQIALMHSQSFGNVVNYNYAAAAIPFEENKSLGLSVMRLGVSDIPDTRSAWDEARNRPIDNAENLITRFGAADWAVLASYSVKTPYKLSYGLSAKFIFRNVGTFANAFGVGVDAGVLYELGSCFTVGIAVQDITTTFVSWTTGRNELIAPTAKLGGGYTLEALFGRFTVGIDIDTRFEGRKHAAHLSLGTVSFNFRGGLEYAYKNIVAIRAGIDDIGRLTLGAGLRIAKLNIDYSFARFDGTDQLGNSHRISLQLELDQEIFRRKGYVPPPEETGASEEPAPAPSEKEEPDNHAQRR comes from the coding sequence ATGTTAGCGCAGTGGCGTATCATTTTACTACTACTTGGATTATTTGTCTTTTGGCTTCCCTCTGGGCAGGCACAGGTCGTTTTGGGCAAATATGCAGGTGAATTTCTGGCATTCGGGGTTGGCGCCAGAGCCCTTGCAATGGGCGGCACAGCCACTGCGTTAGCACAAGATGTAACTGCTGGCTACTGGAATCCTGCTGGGCTTTCGCACATTAATTATCCACAAATTGCCTTGATGCACTCGCAAAGCTTTGGCAATGTGGTGAACTATAACTACGCTGCAGCTGCCATTCCATTTGAAGAGAATAAAAGTCTCGGGCTAAGCGTGATGCGCTTGGGCGTCTCTGATATTCCCGACACGCGCAGCGCTTGGGACGAAGCACGCAATCGTCCAATAGATAACGCAGAAAATCTTATCACGCGTTTTGGAGCAGCTGATTGGGCTGTTCTGGCATCGTATTCAGTAAAGACGCCTTACAAGCTCTCTTACGGTCTAAGTGCCAAGTTTATTTTTCGCAATGTTGGCACTTTTGCGAATGCATTTGGCGTTGGTGTTGATGCAGGCGTGCTGTATGAGCTTGGGAGCTGTTTTACCGTTGGCATTGCCGTGCAAGACATCACAACTACTTTTGTCTCTTGGACAACTGGACGCAATGAGCTAATTGCTCCTACTGCAAAATTAGGCGGGGGTTACACGCTGGAAGCACTCTTTGGCCGCTTCACGGTGGGAATTGACATTGACACCCGCTTTGAGGGACGCAAACATGCGGCGCATCTTTCGTTAGGTACTGTTAGCTTCAACTTCCGAGGTGGTTTAGAATATGCGTACAAAAACATTGTCGCAATTCGCGCAGGCATAGATGACATTGGTCGCTTAACCTTAGGTGCAGGGTTACGCATTGCCAAGCTGAACATTGATTACAGCTTTGCTCGCTTCGATGGCACAGACCAGCTTGGCAATTCACATCGAATCTCTTTGCAGTTAGAGTTAGACCAAGAAATTTTCCGCCGCAAAGGCTATGTGCCTCCGCCTGAAGAAACGGGGGCCTCTGAGGAACCAGCGCCAGCTCCCTCTGAGAAGGAGGAACCAGATAACCATGCTCAGCGCCGCTAA
- a CDS encoding DUF4159 domain-containing protein, translating to MTERSKQVLFGLFCIQLLLFLLDAVPLFAQANLPPAFRCARLKYSGGGDWYNDPSAVPNLMKYIREKVGILAPLKEEVVEASSPAIFQYSFVFMTGHGNVRFTDAELDNIRNYLKSGGFIYADDDYGMDKSFRREVKRIFPGTDLVELPYSHPIFHHYYKFPNGAPKIHEHDNKPPQTFGLFYNGRLVLLYTYESNPSDGWANPDVHNDPPEKREEALKFGVNVVLYAISN from the coding sequence ATGACTGAACGTTCAAAGCAAGTGCTTTTCGGCCTGTTTTGCATCCAGCTGCTGCTCTTTTTACTTGACGCTGTGCCACTTTTTGCTCAAGCCAATTTGCCGCCTGCGTTTCGGTGCGCACGTCTGAAGTATTCGGGCGGCGGGGATTGGTATAACGATCCCTCTGCCGTGCCGAATCTGATGAAATACATTCGCGAAAAGGTCGGCATCCTTGCACCACTAAAAGAGGAAGTTGTGGAAGCCTCAAGCCCTGCTATTTTTCAATACTCGTTTGTCTTTATGACGGGACACGGCAATGTGCGCTTCACGGATGCTGAACTGGATAACATTCGCAACTACTTAAAGTCAGGTGGGTTCATCTATGCCGATGACGATTACGGAATGGACAAAAGTTTTCGCCGTGAGGTCAAACGCATCTTCCCAGGCACCGACCTTGTAGAACTTCCCTACTCGCACCCTATTTTTCATCACTACTACAAGTTTCCAAACGGCGCACCGAAAATCCACGAACACGACAACAAACCCCCACAAACCTTCGGGCTTTTCTACAATGGGCGATTGGTTTTGCTCTACACATATGAATCCAACCCCAGCGATGGCTGGGCAAACCCTGATGTGCACAACGACCCGCCTGAAAAGCGTGAGGAGGCTTTGAAATTCGGCGTGAATGTGGTGCTCTACGCAATTAGCAACTAA
- the hemW gene encoding radical SAM family heme chaperone HemW: MAGLYFHIPFCRRRCNYCDFYFTTNTRLIEQFLDALSVEVVARAELFQDEIVDTIYFGGGTPSLLTAAQLESILKNAEQHYRLASSLEISLEANPEDITDAYLKDLANIGINRLSLGIQSFKSEKLHWLSRTHTAEKSQAAVECAKRHFQNVSIDLIFGVENESLTDWESELRTALSFELPHLSTYSLTIEPRTLLSKLIKQGKRQPPLDSLQADMFLLTMHVLRQYGYVHYEVSNFAQPHFQSQHNSSYWNRVPYLGFGPAAHSFVKTERGEVRFANVASLNTYLASPTDALLFQETLTEKDIFNETVLLGLRQEKGINLSELAKKFRNLQAQLLKQYEEKVSTFVASGLLLQERSPAGDIIKLTDKGFTLADEIAESLFL; this comes from the coding sequence GTGGCAGGACTCTATTTCCATATTCCGTTTTGTCGGCGCCGCTGCAACTATTGCGACTTCTATTTCACGACGAACACGCGTCTCATAGAGCAGTTTTTGGACGCCCTTTCAGTGGAAGTCGTCGCCCGTGCTGAGCTTTTCCAAGATGAAATCGTTGACACCATTTACTTCGGTGGCGGCACGCCTTCGCTGCTAACCGCTGCACAGCTTGAGTCTATTCTCAAAAACGCTGAGCAGCATTATCGGCTGGCTTCCTCACTGGAAATCTCGCTTGAGGCAAATCCAGAGGATATTACCGACGCGTATCTAAAAGACCTTGCGAACATCGGTATCAATCGACTCAGTTTGGGCATTCAGTCCTTCAAGTCAGAGAAACTGCATTGGCTCTCGAGGACACACACCGCCGAAAAAAGTCAGGCAGCCGTAGAATGTGCTAAGCGACACTTCCAGAATGTCAGCATAGACCTCATTTTTGGTGTCGAGAATGAATCGCTGACGGATTGGGAGAGCGAACTGCGCACTGCACTCTCTTTTGAATTGCCGCACCTTTCTACCTATTCGCTCACGATTGAGCCACGCACGCTGCTCAGTAAGCTCATCAAGCAGGGCAAGCGCCAACCCCCGCTGGATTCTTTGCAAGCGGATATGTTTCTGCTCACAATGCACGTGCTGCGCCAATATGGTTATGTGCACTACGAGGTCTCTAATTTTGCCCAGCCTCATTTTCAGTCGCAACACAATTCATCGTATTGGAATCGCGTGCCTTATTTGGGCTTCGGTCCTGCGGCGCACTCTTTTGTGAAGACTGAGCGTGGTGAGGTGCGCTTTGCAAATGTGGCGAGTCTGAACACCTACCTTGCTTCGCCTACAGATGCGCTGCTTTTCCAAGAAACGCTTACTGAAAAAGATATCTTCAATGAAACTGTGCTTTTAGGTTTGCGGCAGGAGAAGGGCATTAATCTCTCGGAATTGGCAAAAAAGTTTCGTAACTTGCAAGCTCAACTTCTAAAACAGTATGAAGAGAAGGTTTCAACTTTTGTCGCTTCTGGGCTTTTGCTGCAAGAACGGTCGCCTGCGGGCGACATCATTAAACTGACCGACAAAGGATTCACACTTGCTGATGAAATCGCCGAATCTCTCTTCCTCTGA
- a CDS encoding DUF2723 domain-containing protein yields the protein MKSPNLSSSETISTRPMLTHRKLNAYIAIGVYAVAQFVYLLTVAPTFSFWDCGEFIAVANTLGVPHPPGTPIFTLLGRVFIILLPFIEDIGLRVNLISTIAASLAVMLTYLITIRLIRIYRGTDPDSWTLPEKISAYGAGVVAALTLAFSDSFWFNAVEAEVYASSMFLNTVVVWLMLRWYEYADTETGDRWLLLIAYAFGIALGVHLQALLAFFALALIYYFRRYEFSIKGFAILVVVSSLMFLVIYPGIVQKLPQLMRDTSPLVGVLIVAALIYAVYYTYQNKMRLANLVATALMLIIIGYSSMTLIMLRAQAKPPINENAPATFEKLFSYLNREQYGDYPLFKRRWSNDPEHQRNYQKYSSDFDFFIKYQVAHLYLRYFGWQFIGRAGDEQDDGVDWSKLWGIPFAVGIFGAIYHFRRNWQMALMVVALLLLTGVFINIYTNPPEPQPRERDYVYVGSFFAFAIWVGIGIDALFETLRESIKEEPKLTAGAVAACAFGLIFINGNMLRVNYHTHDRSGNYVPYDYAYNLLMSCDKDAVLFTNGDNDTFPLWCLQEVYGIRQDVRVCNLSLANTDWHVWQLKNEEPRGAKKVKMNISDRELNSKDFGYEPWRTREVVLPVPDEVKRGEFKAYYEGRERGTIPNLKGNYTIVDTIRWTMQPVLQGPNNQGYIRAQDRVVYEVITNNIWTRPIYFAMTVSESNRIGIDEYLRMDGFAYRVVPIKSEGYGVIDTEIMYDKLMNVFRYTNLNNPSVYYDENTRRLVSNYKNVFLRLASEYASDLNGTSRIREKDGTVREVPNRELVIAILDRAESTLLDSEQDADYRLTQAAIRMYAAAGAKDKAMNLMSKMEREVQAMMIKYPQDPLPNFYLAQAYRSLGEYQKALPIYQQLASLYPNDPQLKQEVEELRRLAAGMQAVDSSVLQKEKLN from the coding sequence ATGAAATCGCCGAATCTCTCTTCCTCTGAAACCATTTCAACTCGTCCGATGCTCACACATCGCAAACTCAATGCTTACATTGCTATCGGGGTCTATGCCGTAGCGCAGTTTGTCTATCTGCTCACTGTTGCGCCGACTTTCTCTTTTTGGGATTGTGGCGAGTTTATTGCTGTTGCAAACACCTTGGGTGTGCCACATCCGCCAGGGACGCCTATTTTTACACTCTTAGGTAGGGTCTTTATCATTCTTCTGCCTTTTATTGAAGACATTGGCCTGCGCGTTAATCTTATCAGCACGATTGCCGCATCACTGGCGGTGATGCTGACCTACCTTATTACCATTCGCCTCATTCGCATTTATCGTGGCACAGACCCTGATAGCTGGACACTGCCGGAGAAAATCTCCGCCTACGGTGCAGGTGTGGTTGCTGCGCTTACTCTTGCATTTTCCGATAGTTTTTGGTTCAATGCGGTGGAAGCCGAAGTGTATGCATCCTCAATGTTTCTCAACACGGTTGTGGTCTGGCTGATGCTGCGCTGGTACGAATATGCCGATACAGAAACAGGCGATAGGTGGCTTCTTTTGATTGCATATGCTTTCGGCATTGCACTGGGCGTGCATTTGCAAGCGCTCTTAGCATTTTTTGCGCTGGCGCTCATTTACTACTTCCGTCGCTACGAATTTTCTATCAAGGGCTTTGCGATTTTGGTTGTGGTCTCGTCGCTTATGTTCCTTGTCATCTATCCGGGCATTGTGCAAAAGCTCCCGCAACTGATGCGCGACACGTCCCCCCTTGTCGGCGTGCTAATTGTTGCCGCACTCATTTATGCCGTCTACTACACCTATCAAAACAAAATGCGCTTAGCCAATCTGGTTGCCACCGCGCTCATGCTCATTATCATTGGTTACAGTTCAATGACGCTCATTATGCTGCGCGCGCAAGCTAAGCCACCTATCAACGAAAATGCGCCTGCTACATTTGAGAAGCTCTTCTCCTACCTCAACCGTGAGCAATACGGCGATTATCCTTTGTTCAAACGCCGCTGGTCAAATGACCCAGAGCATCAGCGCAACTACCAGAAGTATAGTAGCGACTTTGATTTTTTCATCAAGTATCAAGTGGCGCATCTTTACCTGCGTTATTTTGGCTGGCAGTTCATCGGGCGCGCTGGTGATGAACAAGATGACGGTGTAGATTGGTCAAAGCTCTGGGGTATTCCTTTCGCAGTGGGCATTTTCGGTGCAATCTACCACTTTAGGCGCAACTGGCAGATGGCGTTGATGGTTGTCGCGCTGCTTTTGCTGACCGGTGTTTTCATTAACATCTACACTAACCCACCCGAACCGCAACCACGCGAGCGCGACTATGTCTATGTGGGTAGTTTCTTTGCTTTTGCTATCTGGGTCGGTATTGGCATTGATGCACTCTTTGAGACCCTACGCGAAAGCATCAAGGAAGAACCTAAGCTCACGGCTGGCGCCGTTGCAGCGTGTGCATTCGGTCTCATATTCATTAACGGTAATATGCTGCGTGTCAACTACCACACGCACGACCGCTCTGGCAACTACGTGCCTTATGACTATGCCTACAATCTCCTGATGAGCTGCGACAAAGATGCAGTGCTCTTCACTAATGGTGACAACGACACCTTTCCACTCTGGTGTTTGCAGGAGGTTTATGGCATTCGTCAAGATGTGCGCGTCTGCAACCTCAGTTTAGCCAACACGGATTGGCATGTGTGGCAGTTAAAAAACGAAGAGCCTCGTGGTGCGAAGAAAGTTAAAATGAACATCTCTGACCGTGAGTTGAATTCAAAGGACTTTGGCTATGAGCCTTGGCGCACAAGAGAAGTTGTGCTCCCTGTGCCCGACGAAGTTAAGCGGGGCGAATTCAAAGCTTATTATGAAGGACGTGAGCGCGGCACGATTCCAAATCTAAAAGGCAATTACACAATTGTGGATACGATTCGCTGGACAATGCAGCCTGTCCTGCAAGGTCCTAACAATCAGGGCTACATTCGCGCACAAGACCGTGTGGTCTATGAAGTTATCACCAATAACATCTGGACACGCCCGATTTACTTTGCAATGACGGTCAGTGAATCGAACCGCATTGGCATTGACGAATACTTGCGTATGGACGGCTTTGCCTATCGCGTCGTGCCGATTAAGTCAGAAGGCTATGGTGTGATAGACACGGAGATTATGTATGATAAGCTGATGAATGTTTTTCGCTACACCAACCTGAACAATCCGAGTGTTTATTACGATGAAAACACGCGCCGCTTGGTCAGCAACTACAAAAATGTCTTTCTGCGTCTGGCATCGGAGTATGCGAGCGACCTTAACGGCACAAGTCGCATTCGTGAGAAAGATGGCACGGTGAGAGAAGTACCTAACCGTGAGCTTGTGATTGCTATCTTGGACAGAGCTGAGTCGACGCTACTGGACTCCGAGCAAGACGCAGACTACCGCCTTACGCAAGCCGCGATTCGCATGTATGCGGCTGCAGGCGCCAAAGACAAAGCAATGAACCTAATGAGCAAAATGGAGCGCGAGGTGCAAGCAATGATGATTAAGTATCCACAAGACCCGCTGCCGAATTTTTACCTTGCACAAGCCTACCGCTCACTTGGTGAATACCAAAAAGCCTTGCCAATTTACCAGCAGCTTGCTAGCCTCTATCCGAATGACCCGCAGCTAAAGCAAGAAGTAGAGGAACTTAGGCGCTTAGCCGCTGGTATGCAAGCGGTTGATAGTTCAGTTTTGCAGAAAGAAAAATTAAATTGA
- a CDS encoding PepSY-like domain-containing protein, with protein sequence MATRCFVYAAAFVLLRCVLLPELLDAQDKSARAKKPATAQPKKLPESNREFKLLQLPDEVRQAFEQAYPTDEFIRATSVQRSGEMFYKISARNATKQRELLFAADGKLVELVEIISPVELPEAIKEAVRSEHADAAIVSTKKIVSAAPTLYEVTTKQGEEQAVTVYDTKGNVVRKVDVLPSAVQKAFSAAYPNAEILAFRRYENDGIAYWVIESKEGNTFRETIYAEGGELIRLTESLSPLELPEAIKETLADSFAGAAITSVQRRVNITYHIGVNDSTGNSTLALDATGRLINLHSESEPDESVTLLAQNASADKAGEQVAAKDREISLLKPQPVKATLPVLKLDSLAVLKPLPAVEVPDERKPEKRIIVIRRYYAPSLIWIPPVVRIWRPSWWW encoded by the coding sequence ATGGCGACACGATGCTTTGTCTATGCTGCTGCATTTGTTCTTTTGCGCTGTGTGCTCCTGCCCGAGTTGCTTGATGCGCAGGACAAATCCGCCCGAGCAAAGAAACCCGCTACGGCTCAGCCGAAAAAGTTGCCTGAATCAAACAGGGAATTCAAACTGCTCCAACTGCCCGATGAAGTCAGGCAGGCATTTGAGCAAGCATATCCAACTGATGAGTTCATTCGTGCAACCAGTGTGCAACGCAGCGGTGAGATGTTCTACAAAATTAGCGCAAGAAATGCGACCAAGCAGCGTGAGTTACTCTTTGCGGCAGATGGCAAGCTGGTAGAACTGGTGGAGATCATTTCGCCTGTAGAACTGCCTGAAGCCATCAAAGAAGCAGTGCGCAGTGAGCACGCCGACGCAGCGATTGTTTCCACAAAGAAAATCGTCAGTGCGGCCCCAACGCTTTATGAGGTTACGACCAAGCAAGGCGAGGAACAAGCTGTAACGGTCTATGACACAAAGGGGAATGTGGTGCGCAAAGTCGATGTGCTGCCCAGCGCCGTGCAAAAAGCCTTCAGTGCTGCCTATCCCAATGCAGAAATTTTAGCGTTCAGGCGGTATGAAAATGATGGAATTGCCTACTGGGTGATTGAAAGCAAGGAAGGTAACACCTTTCGTGAAACCATCTATGCGGAAGGCGGCGAACTCATTCGGCTCACCGAAAGTCTTTCTCCGTTAGAATTACCCGAAGCTATCAAAGAAACTTTGGCAGATAGCTTTGCGGGCGCAGCTATCACCTCAGTCCAACGAAGGGTCAATATCACATACCACATTGGCGTAAATGACAGCACAGGTAACTCAACCTTAGCACTGGATGCCACAGGAAGGTTGATAAATTTGCATAGTGAAAGTGAGCCAGACGAGAGCGTAACGCTTCTAGCGCAAAATGCCTCTGCAGACAAAGCAGGCGAACAGGTTGCAGCGAAAGACAGAGAGATAAGTTTGCTCAAGCCGCAGCCTGTTAAAGCCACCCTGCCTGTCTTGAAGCTGGACTCGCTGGCTGTGCTAAAACCGCTGCCAGCAGTAGAAGTGCCAGACGAGCGAAAGCCAGAGAAGCGCATTATCGTGATTCGACGATACTATGCGCCTTCACTGATATGGATTCCACCTGTTGTGCGAATTTGGCGCCCGTCTTGGTGGTGGTAG
- a CDS encoding class I SAM-dependent methyltransferase produces MSRTLWNVQARFYAILRANPISACILRKENEALLQLLHSIPHRTFRAVLDVGTGTGNAITVFQQAGLASQHFYAIDSAEEMVSAVRQQFPTVQSLCAQAEHLPFCNHTFDLILCIGVSEYISSLPQLLQELSRVLVPDGFLVITAATSTALNWLRYALLHPLFLRNEPALRIAFEQADFTVVQMRNTLLQVQFLLRKERS; encoded by the coding sequence ATGTCCAGAACACTATGGAATGTTCAAGCAAGGTTTTACGCCATCTTGCGGGCTAACCCTATTTCAGCATGCATACTCAGAAAGGAAAATGAGGCTCTCTTGCAGCTTTTGCACAGCATTCCGCACCGCACTTTCCGAGCCGTTTTAGATGTAGGCACTGGCACAGGTAACGCTATTACAGTTTTTCAGCAAGCGGGTCTTGCCAGCCAGCATTTTTATGCGATTGACAGCGCAGAAGAGATGGTCAGTGCAGTGCGCCAACAATTTCCCACAGTGCAATCGCTTTGTGCACAAGCTGAACACTTGCCGTTTTGCAACCACACATTTGATTTGATTCTTTGCATTGGTGTCTCAGAATACATTAGTTCGCTGCCTCAGTTGTTGCAGGAGCTTTCTCGTGTCTTGGTGCCGGACGGATTTTTGGTCATTACGGCTGCCACTTCTACTGCGCTGAATTGGCTGAGATATGCACTTTTGCATCCTCTTTTCCTAAGAAATGAACCTGCACTGCGCATAGCTTTCGAGCAAGCTGATTTCACGGTCGTCCAAATGCGGAACACCTTGCTACAAGTGCAATTCCTGCTACGCAAAGAGCGCAGCTAA
- a CDS encoding prenyltransferase, which translates to MQEIGGANAVLGGAVLADESRSAARALQISPERERAIRIIKILLFSASIVPACVTGAIIFHQGHLEWLPFALVLLGLFIGQAGGDYLYYYGTNFHTDQRDAHTKIFAGWRPFFADNLFKDEKTLWAGILCLLIDAAIGLYFAYKVGYEILLFALLGGLVAIFFTPLMLRGYKEVVIFITFGPLSMTGAYYALNSTFELTPLVASLPIACFVTVVAYLKGARYEIREEAGHAFVVKLNNTVIKALLVAGYAALILSVVVRVLPPLTLLGLLSTPFAVSVVRTVEANRSEVHEYLWATVRAIAVLITFGAAVSVGFIFS; encoded by the coding sequence ATGCAAGAAATTGGAGGGGCTAATGCTGTGCTGGGAGGAGCAGTGCTTGCAGATGAAAGCCGCTCTGCAGCAAGAGCATTACAAATTTCACCAGAGCGAGAGCGCGCAATTCGCATCATAAAGATATTGCTTTTTAGTGCCTCGATTGTGCCTGCATGCGTAACAGGTGCAATTATTTTTCATCAAGGGCATCTCGAGTGGCTGCCTTTCGCACTGGTGCTCTTGGGCTTATTTATTGGTCAAGCAGGAGGGGATTACCTCTACTACTACGGCACGAATTTTCACACCGACCAGCGCGATGCACACACCAAAATTTTTGCAGGTTGGCGTCCTTTCTTTGCAGACAATCTTTTCAAAGATGAAAAGACGCTCTGGGCGGGCATCTTGTGTCTGCTTATAGATGCGGCAATCGGTCTTTACTTTGCCTATAAAGTTGGCTACGAAATTTTGCTCTTTGCGCTTTTGGGCGGATTAGTAGCGATTTTCTTTACGCCTCTAATGCTACGCGGCTACAAGGAAGTAGTCATTTTCATAACATTTGGGCCGCTCTCAATGACGGGAGCTTACTACGCGCTCAATTCAACCTTTGAGCTGACACCATTGGTAGCATCGCTGCCCATAGCATGCTTCGTAACGGTCGTAGCCTATCTCAAAGGTGCGCGCTACGAAATTCGTGAGGAAGCTGGTCATGCATTCGTTGTAAAGCTCAATAATACCGTCATCAAAGCGCTGCTTGTAGCGGGCTACGCTGCGCTAATTCTGAGCGTAGTCGTGCGGGTGCTGCCGCCGCTAACGCTGTTAGGCTTGCTCTCTACACCATTTGCGGTCTCAGTGGTAAGGACGGTAGAGGCGAATCGTAGTGAGGTGCATGAGTATCTGTGGGCTACAGTGCGCGCAATTGCCGTACTGATAACCTTCGGCGCAGCAGTAAGTGTCGGGTTTATTTTCTCTTAA
- a CDS encoding phytanoyl-CoA dioxygenase family protein, with the protein MPLNIPLVELPEPLLSQEIQRLQLSPEHEQAVRQFARDGYFVLHTELPMALLDHAAQAIRQLCYAPDGSLRQTRIMDAWMVEDAFRQIAIADKVLRYLRLFYQREPIPFQTLNFPVGTEQKTHSDTIHFHSYPPRYMCGVWVALEDVDADSGPLHYYVGSHKLPLYELYDIGRCGTLAFSTPQPEHYGHYESFVESFIASQGFERKELELKKGEALIWAANLFHGGSPIRNRARTRFSQVTHYYFENCIYYSPLMSDPYVGRVYIKPVIDIRTKRFVPSRFNGRRVSLFYGQTFLGKLRQLAKVGYLLYRLHTKKV; encoded by the coding sequence ATGCCACTCAACATTCCACTGGTTGAACTGCCTGAACCACTGCTCTCGCAGGAAATTCAGCGCCTTCAGCTATCACCTGAGCATGAGCAAGCGGTGCGTCAGTTTGCACGCGATGGCTACTTTGTGCTTCACACAGAGTTGCCTATGGCGCTCTTAGACCATGCGGCCCAAGCTATTCGCCAATTGTGTTATGCTCCCGATGGGTCGCTTCGGCAGACGCGCATTATGGATGCGTGGATGGTAGAGGACGCATTTCGCCAAATTGCCATAGCCGATAAGGTGCTGAGGTATCTTCGGCTTTTCTACCAGCGTGAGCCTATCCCATTTCAAACTTTGAACTTTCCCGTAGGCACGGAGCAAAAGACGCACAGCGACACGATTCACTTTCACTCCTACCCGCCGCGCTATATGTGCGGTGTTTGGGTTGCTTTGGAAGATGTGGATGCCGACAGCGGTCCACTTCATTACTATGTGGGCAGCCACAAGCTCCCGCTCTATGAGCTGTATGACATTGGTCGCTGTGGCACACTGGCATTTTCAACACCGCAACCTGAGCACTATGGGCACTACGAGTCATTTGTAGAATCTTTCATTGCCTCGCAAGGCTTTGAGCGCAAAGAGCTTGAACTGAAAAAAGGTGAAGCACTCATCTGGGCTGCCAATCTTTTTCACGGTGGCTCGCCTATTCGCAACCGTGCGCGCACACGCTTCAGCCAAGTTACACACTACTACTTTGAGAATTGCATTTATTACTCACCCTTAATGTCCGACCCCTACGTTGGCAGGGTGTATATTAAGCCTGTGATTGACATTCGCACGAAGCGCTTTGTGCCGAGCCGATTTAACGGTCGTCGGGTCTCGCTCTTTTATGGGCAGACTTTTCTTGGCAAGTTGCGTCAGCTTGCCAAAGTAGGCTATCTTCTTTATCGCTTGCATACCAAGAAAGTTTGA
- a CDS encoding riboflavin synthase — translation MFTGIIKDVGVVRHIAHRGNGLRITVEYQSTDFRDIAVDESIALSGVCQTVVATHPPCFEVDTVEETLKKTTLGRWQVGTRINLERALRTGDRMGGHYVQGHVDCVGQIIELRPLSASWICKVVFDSQFEPYIVPVGSIAVDGISLTVAALERNVFTVAIIPYTYHHTTLCDRKVGDYVNLEFDVLGKYVAKQVQAWLSSKSAPEPLSEARLKQLGY, via the coding sequence ATGTTTACAGGTATCATCAAAGATGTGGGTGTTGTGCGGCATATTGCCCATCGAGGCAACGGCTTACGCATCACGGTTGAGTATCAGAGTACCGACTTTCGTGATATAGCGGTCGATGAAAGCATTGCACTAAGCGGTGTATGCCAGACTGTCGTTGCCACCCATCCGCCGTGTTTTGAAGTAGACACCGTTGAAGAAACCTTGAAGAAAACGACTCTCGGTCGCTGGCAAGTGGGCACACGCATTAACTTGGAACGCGCTCTACGCACTGGTGACCGAATGGGTGGACACTATGTGCAAGGTCATGTCGATTGCGTGGGTCAAATTATCGAGCTGCGCCCACTTTCTGCAAGCTGGATTTGTAAGGTTGTTTTCGACTCACAGTTTGAACCTTACATTGTCCCTGTTGGCTCAATCGCAGTCGATGGCATTAGCCTCACGGTTGCAGCGCTCGAGCGAAATGTTTTTACTGTTGCGATTATTCCTTACACCTACCACCACACTACCCTTTGCGACCGCAAGGTTGGCGACTATGTGAATCTGGAGTTCGATGTGCTTGGCAAATACGTGGCAAAGCAAGTGCAAGCGTGGCTATCCAGCAAGTCTGCGCCAGAGCCACTTAGCGAAGCACGACTAAAGCAACTTGGCTACTGA